In Oceanobacillus sp. FSL K6-2867, one DNA window encodes the following:
- a CDS encoding NAD-dependent epimerase/dehydratase family protein encodes MKKILVTGALGQIGSELTGKLREIYGTDQVIGTDIRKFDGIDEQGPFEIMDVTDIEQVVNAVKKHGVDTIMHLAALLSAKAEAFPKVAWNINMGGLLNTLEVAKEFKLQFFTPSSIGAFGPTTPRDNTPQDTLQRPTSMYGVNKVAGELLCDYYYQRYGVDTRGVRFPGLISYVAPPGGGTTDYAVEIYYEAVKHNAYESYIAAGTYMDMMYMPDALNAIVQLMEANPNKLIHRNAFNISAMSTDPEDLSKSIQKQLPDFKLTYKIDSVRQQIADSWPNSISSQAAIEEWGFKAEYDLDRMTVDMLDKIRKKSYS; translated from the coding sequence ATGAAAAAGATTCTGGTTACTGGTGCTTTAGGTCAAATTGGCTCCGAGCTGACAGGAAAATTACGAGAAATTTATGGGACTGATCAAGTAATTGGAACAGATATACGGAAATTTGATGGGATCGATGAACAAGGACCATTTGAAATAATGGATGTTACCGATATAGAACAAGTTGTGAATGCAGTTAAAAAGCATGGTGTAGATACGATTATGCATCTGGCAGCACTTTTGTCGGCAAAAGCAGAAGCATTTCCGAAAGTCGCTTGGAATATTAATATGGGAGGATTGCTCAATACATTAGAGGTTGCAAAGGAATTTAAATTACAATTTTTTACACCGAGTTCAATTGGTGCTTTTGGTCCCACAACACCACGGGATAACACACCGCAAGATACGTTACAGCGGCCAACGTCAATGTATGGTGTTAATAAAGTAGCTGGTGAGCTTTTATGTGATTATTATTACCAGCGGTATGGGGTAGATACAAGAGGGGTCCGTTTTCCAGGATTGATATCTTACGTGGCTCCGCCAGGTGGTGGTACAACAGATTATGCAGTTGAAATCTATTATGAAGCGGTAAAACATAATGCGTATGAATCCTATATTGCTGCAGGCACCTATATGGATATGATGTATATGCCAGATGCATTAAATGCGATTGTTCAATTAATGGAAGCAAACCCAAATAAATTAATTCATCGAAACGCTTTCAATATATCGGCAATGTCTACAGATCCGGAGGATTTATCGAAATCGATTCAAAAGCAGCTGCCGGATTTCAAACTGACGTATAAGATTGATTCGGTTAGACAGCAAATTGCTGACAGCTGGCCAAATTCAATCAGTTCTCAGGCGGCAATAGAGGAATGGGGATTTAAGGCAGAGTATGATCTGGATCGTATGACAGTTGATATGCTCGATAAGATAAGAAAGAAATCATATAGCTAA
- a CDS encoding ATP-binding cassette domain-containing protein encodes MITVTNVSLRYGDKKLFEDVSLKFTPGNCYGVIGANGAGKSTFLKVLSGEVEAQSGNVSMSPGERLAVLKQDHFAYEDHEVIDTVLMGHEKLYKVKQEKDAIYMKADFSEEDGMRAAELEGEFAEMNGWEAESDAAVLLKGLGIEESLHTMKMAELTADQKVKVLLAQALFGSPDILLLDEPTNGLDIQAIQWLEEFLINFENTVIVVSHDRHFLNKVCTHIADVDYGKIQIYIGNYDFWYESSQLATQMAQDANKKKEEKIKELQAFIARFSANASKSKQATSRKKMLDNITLDDIKPSSRKYPYIAFTPEREIGNDLLRVEGLSKTIEGVKILDNISFTMNKDDKVALVGKNDIAKTTLLKILAGEMDPDEGTYHWGVTTSQSYFPKDNSKYFENGDLTLVDWLRQYSPEDETETFLRGFLGRMLFSGEEALKKANVLSGGEKVRCMLSKMMLSHANVLMLDEPTNHLDLESIQSLNNGLIKFKGSILFTSHDHQFINSIANRLIEITPKGIIDKEMSYDEYVQDRKLQKQIAEMYA; translated from the coding sequence ATGATAACTGTTACTAACGTTAGTTTACGATATGGTGATAAAAAGCTGTTTGAAGATGTAAGCCTTAAGTTTACTCCTGGAAACTGCTATGGTGTGATTGGTGCAAATGGCGCGGGAAAGTCGACTTTTCTAAAAGTGCTATCTGGTGAAGTTGAAGCACAGTCAGGGAACGTTTCTATGTCTCCTGGCGAACGACTTGCTGTATTAAAGCAGGATCACTTTGCTTATGAGGACCATGAAGTGATTGATACGGTTTTAATGGGACATGAAAAACTATATAAAGTTAAACAAGAGAAAGATGCTATCTATATGAAAGCTGATTTTTCAGAGGAAGATGGTATGCGTGCAGCAGAACTGGAAGGCGAGTTTGCTGAGATGAACGGCTGGGAAGCTGAATCAGATGCTGCTGTATTGCTAAAAGGTCTTGGCATTGAAGAATCGCTTCATACGATGAAGATGGCAGAGCTTACTGCTGATCAGAAAGTAAAAGTTTTACTTGCACAAGCGTTATTTGGCAGCCCAGATATTCTGCTGCTCGATGAGCCGACAAACGGACTTGATATTCAAGCAATCCAGTGGCTGGAAGAATTTTTAATTAACTTTGAGAACACGGTAATCGTAGTATCTCATGACAGACACTTCTTAAATAAAGTATGTACGCATATCGCTGATGTTGACTATGGAAAAATCCAAATTTATATTGGAAACTATGATTTCTGGTATGAATCCAGTCAGCTTGCTACGCAAATGGCACAGGATGCCAACAAAAAGAAGGAAGAAAAAATTAAAGAGCTGCAAGCCTTTATCGCTCGATTTAGTGCAAATGCATCAAAATCGAAGCAGGCAACATCTCGTAAAAAAATGCTCGATAATATTACGTTGGATGATATTAAACCATCTTCCCGGAAATACCCGTACATTGCTTTTACACCTGAACGCGAAATCGGAAATGATCTATTGCGTGTTGAGGGATTAAGCAAAACGATTGAAGGGGTAAAAATTTTAGACAATATCAGCTTTACGATGAATAAAGATGATAAAGTTGCCCTCGTTGGAAAAAATGATATCGCCAAAACGACTTTATTAAAAATTTTAGCAGGTGAAATGGATCCTGACGAAGGTACGTATCATTGGGGTGTTACAACATCTCAATCTTACTTCCCTAAAGATAACTCGAAATACTTCGAAAATGGGGATTTAACCCTTGTTGACTGGCTTCGTCAATATTCTCCAGAAGATGAGACAGAAACATTTTTACGCGGATTTTTAGGAAGAATGCTGTTTTCCGGTGAAGAAGCACTGAAAAAGGCGAATGTGCTATCTGGTGGTGAAAAAGTACGTTGTATGCTGTCGAAAATGATGCTTTCACACGCAAACGTACTAATGCTTGATGAACCGACCAACCATCTAGATTTAGAATCGATTCAATCATTGAACAATGGATTGATTAAATTTAAAGGGTCCATTCTGTTTACATCACATGACCATCAATTCATTAACAGTATTGCAAATCGTTTAATCGAAATTACACCAAAAGGTATTATCGATAAAGAGATGAGCTATGACGAATACGTACAAGATCGCAAACTGCAAAAACAAATTGCAGAAATGTATGCGTAA
- a CDS encoding YpmS family protein, with translation MSDRKQRLKNNKWKKAFYGLLIFNGIVIAVLLALLFGPVPENKVPVRNGHGDQESSEFIIRTSKQNLNNLVNAYIEQLLGDSEHYYRISLDEDVHLIGELPVFSTTVPLSVHLEPLVQENGDLVLKQKSISVGLLELPNKKIMEYMADLLPMPDWVTVNPQEQEIYVAVTDMDIRSNFQVAVENIDLEANNIAFRLKVPYETLGLEMLGPW, from the coding sequence ATGTCAGATAGAAAACAGCGTTTGAAAAATAACAAATGGAAAAAGGCTTTCTACGGCTTACTGATTTTTAATGGTATTGTTATTGCAGTGCTTCTCGCACTCTTATTTGGACCTGTTCCGGAAAATAAAGTGCCTGTCCGCAATGGGCATGGCGATCAAGAAAGCTCTGAGTTTATTATACGAACTTCCAAACAGAATCTGAATAATCTTGTCAATGCATATATTGAACAATTACTTGGGGATTCAGAGCATTACTATCGTATCTCACTAGATGAAGACGTCCATTTAATCGGGGAACTGCCTGTATTTTCAACCACAGTCCCACTTTCCGTTCATTTGGAACCATTGGTTCAGGAAAACGGTGACCTTGTATTAAAACAAAAATCCATATCAGTTGGGTTATTAGAACTCCCAAACAAAAAGATCATGGAATATATGGCTGATTTACTTCCAATGCCAGATTGGGTTACTGTCAATCCGCAAGAGCAAGAAATTTATGTGGCTGTTACAGATATGGACATCCGCAGTAATTTTCAAGTTGCAGTTGAAAACATTGACCTGGAAGCAAACAATATTGCATTTCGGTTAAAAGTTCCTTATGAAACACTGGGATTGGAAATGCTCGGTCCATGGTAA
- a CDS encoding SGNH/GDSL hydrolase family protein, with translation MNLKKYVYIALSLLVIGFAMVYFMQQSQKTITEPATEHEHDMEQEQKEQDEDNKSDANEEKQEQEKETKQPGLPPSISGALQSTVSFFSNQETKIVAIGDSLTQGVGDETEQGGYIGILERTINDGLQTVEIDNFGKRGNRTDQLLKRLEKQEIRDAIADSDLVLITIGANDIMKIARENIMHLVIDDFVAEMEDYETRIRQIFDKITALNPDTHIYLVGFYNPFKKYFKDIKELDLIVGKWNTASSSIASEYENITFIPTEDLFKVTNTNLFAEDNFHPNYEGYYLIAERVLDYITSRR, from the coding sequence ATGAACTTGAAAAAGTATGTTTATATAGCCCTTTCCCTTTTAGTTATTGGATTTGCAATGGTTTATTTTATGCAGCAGTCACAGAAGACAATTACGGAGCCTGCAACTGAGCATGAGCATGATATGGAACAAGAACAAAAAGAACAGGACGAGGACAATAAATCGGATGCTAATGAAGAGAAACAAGAACAAGAGAAAGAAACAAAACAACCTGGATTACCACCAAGTATATCTGGAGCACTACAGAGTACAGTTAGTTTCTTCAGCAATCAGGAAACAAAGATTGTTGCCATCGGGGATTCACTCACCCAAGGCGTTGGGGATGAAACGGAGCAAGGCGGCTATATTGGAATATTAGAAAGAACAATTAATGATGGGTTACAAACAGTAGAAATTGATAATTTCGGCAAGCGGGGAAACCGGACAGATCAATTGCTTAAGCGTTTAGAGAAGCAAGAAATACGTGATGCAATTGCGGATTCTGATTTAGTACTGATTACGATTGGTGCAAATGATATTATGAAGATAGCGAGAGAAAACATTATGCACCTCGTTATCGATGACTTTGTTGCTGAAATGGAAGACTATGAAACCCGAATTCGGCAAATATTCGATAAGATTACTGCATTAAATCCAGACACTCATATATACCTTGTCGGCTTTTATAACCCTTTTAAAAAATATTTTAAAGATATTAAAGAGCTCGATTTAATTGTTGGTAAATGGAACACTGCAAGCAGCAGCATTGCCAGTGAATATGAAAATATTACCTTTATTCCAACAGAAGATTTATTTAAAGTGACAAACACCAACCTGTTTGCCGAAGACAATTTTCACCCAAATTATGAAGGCTATTATTTAATAGCCGAACGAGTACTTGACTATATTACGTCTAGAAGATAA
- a CDS encoding O-acetylhomoserine aminocarboxypropyltransferase/cysteine synthase family protein, whose translation MSQFQPETVLLHGGQQPDPTTGARAVPIYQTTSYVFRDTEHAQNLFGLAEPGNIYSRIMNPTVDAFEQRVAQLEDGVGAVATSSGMAAITLAILNIAEAGDEIIADSNLYGGTYNLFAATLPRYGITVKFVDGTKPEEFEAAITDKTKAIFGEVITNPSLYIFDVETVADIAHAHGIPLIIDNTFAPYIAKPLTWGADIVIHSATKWIGGHGTTIGGVVVDGGRFDWNNNRFPGFTEPDETYHGLKYKDLGPTAFITKLRVQLLRDIGACLSPQSAFLFLQGLETLHLRIERHNQNAEKVAAYLQKHKAVEWINFPGLKEHPSHNLAKKYFKNGYGSIITFGIQGGRDAGRKLIDNVKLWSHVANVGDAKSLIIHPASTTHQQLSAEDLKKSGVSEELVRLSVGLEAVEDVLADLEQAIGKATGVNQEAQQSDDNAINGLLSSPFDRTEGVRKKIIACIGIDQNETKSLEKLGFEIVPVENDPANELSVITSPVDALWINNKELPAAVIEQLVNKEIKFIFAEGAASTNQTVQHANAAGIIVTEVNPATLALQLRSNNTQNTVTV comes from the coding sequence ATGTCACAATTTCAGCCAGAAACGGTATTACTTCATGGAGGGCAGCAGCCTGATCCAACTACAGGTGCACGTGCTGTTCCAATCTATCAAACAACTTCTTATGTTTTTCGCGATACAGAGCACGCTCAAAACTTATTTGGTTTAGCAGAACCAGGTAATATATACTCTCGTATTATGAATCCGACCGTTGATGCATTCGAACAGCGTGTTGCCCAGCTGGAGGATGGAGTTGGTGCTGTAGCAACATCGTCTGGAATGGCTGCTATTACACTAGCAATCTTGAATATCGCGGAAGCTGGAGATGAAATTATCGCGGACAGCAACTTATATGGAGGGACGTACAATCTTTTTGCAGCAACTCTTCCACGCTACGGAATTACAGTAAAATTTGTCGATGGTACAAAACCAGAAGAATTTGAAGCTGCAATTACCGATAAAACAAAAGCTATATTCGGTGAAGTTATCACCAACCCAAGCCTTTACATTTTTGACGTTGAAACTGTTGCTGACATTGCGCATGCTCATGGCATTCCATTAATTATTGATAATACATTTGCTCCTTATATCGCAAAACCACTCACTTGGGGCGCTGATATAGTCATTCATTCCGCAACAAAATGGATTGGCGGTCATGGTACAACAATTGGTGGAGTTGTCGTTGACGGCGGAAGATTTGACTGGAATAACAATCGGTTTCCTGGATTCACGGAGCCTGATGAAACGTATCACGGCTTAAAATATAAGGATCTTGGACCAACAGCATTTATTACAAAACTGCGTGTTCAATTATTGCGAGATATCGGTGCATGCTTGAGTCCGCAAAGTGCGTTTTTATTCCTGCAAGGACTGGAAACACTTCATCTAAGAATTGAAAGACACAATCAAAATGCAGAAAAAGTAGCTGCCTATTTACAAAAACATAAAGCAGTGGAATGGATTAACTTCCCTGGCTTGAAGGAACATCCATCCCATAATCTTGCTAAGAAATATTTCAAGAACGGGTATGGCTCCATTATTACATTTGGTATCCAAGGCGGTCGTGATGCAGGCAGAAAACTAATCGACAATGTGAAGCTATGGTCACATGTGGCAAATGTCGGAGATGCCAAATCCTTAATTATTCATCCTGCTTCAACGACACATCAGCAACTAAGTGCAGAGGACTTGAAGAAAAGTGGTGTATCCGAAGAGCTCGTCCGCTTGTCGGTTGGGTTAGAAGCTGTGGAAGATGTTCTGGCAGATTTAGAGCAGGCAATTGGTAAAGCAACAGGAGTTAATCAAGAAGCACAACAATCCGATGACAATGCAATTAACGGCTTGCTTTCTTCTCCATTTGATCGCACTGAAGGTGTACGCAAAAAGATTATTGCTTGCATCGGTATTGATCAGAATGAAACGAAATCATTAGAAAAACTTGGCTTTGAGATTGTGCCTGTAGAAAATGATCCTGCCAATGAATTATCTGTAATTACATCTCCTGTTGATGCATTATGGATTAACAATAAAGAACTGCCAGCAGCAGTTATTGAACAGTTGGTAAATAAAGAAATCAAGTTTATTTTCGCTGAGGGAGCTGCAAGCACAAATCAAACAGTTCAGCATGCAAATGCTGCGGGAATTATTGTTACGGAAGTCAATCCAGCTACATTAGCACTTCAGCTTCGTAGCAATAACACGCAAAATACTGTTACAGTTTAA
- the rarD gene encoding EamA family transporter RarD, translating to MDNRHSKTGIIYTFSAYLLWGIITMYWKQIEYVPAGEILAHRIAWSAVFMLLLVIILGKWNHFIQECRQIIKKKKQLFGITAAAIVITLNWFLFIWAVVQGHILQASLGYYINPLISILLGVIILKEPVTKSQLLSFILAAIGVFYLTFNFGVFPWISLLLATTFALYGLLKKTVNVSAMSGLTIETLLITPAALIYLWLIPSSSFSFTPFITVTNLFLIGAGIATAVPLLLFSSGAKQIPLAMVGFLQYITPTMMLVIGVFFYNEPFSQAHLITFVFIWTALFIYMASIYKNSQRRLRTH from the coding sequence ATGGATAATCGGCATTCGAAAACTGGCATCATCTATACGTTCAGCGCCTACCTCTTATGGGGAATTATTACCATGTACTGGAAGCAAATTGAATATGTTCCAGCTGGAGAAATTCTAGCACATCGCATAGCATGGTCAGCTGTATTCATGCTGCTTCTCGTCATTATTCTTGGTAAATGGAACCACTTCATACAGGAGTGTCGGCAAATTATCAAAAAGAAAAAGCAATTATTCGGGATTACAGCGGCCGCGATTGTAATTACATTAAACTGGTTTCTATTTATTTGGGCAGTTGTTCAAGGACATATCCTGCAAGCAAGTCTTGGATATTATATCAACCCGCTTATTAGTATTTTATTAGGAGTTATCATTTTGAAAGAACCAGTGACGAAAAGTCAATTACTCTCCTTCATTCTAGCAGCTATCGGTGTGTTTTACTTAACATTCAATTTTGGCGTATTTCCCTGGATCTCCTTGCTGTTAGCAACCACGTTTGCATTATACGGATTGCTGAAAAAAACAGTGAATGTCAGCGCAATGTCCGGCCTGACAATCGAAACGTTGCTCATTACACCAGCAGCACTTATTTATTTATGGCTTATACCGAGCAGTTCATTTTCATTTACGCCATTTATCACGGTTACGAACTTATTTTTAATTGGGGCAGGTATTGCTACCGCTGTTCCTCTATTATTATTTTCTAGTGGCGCTAAACAGATTCCTCTAGCGATGGTAGGTTTTTTGCAATATATCACGCCTACAATGATGCTTGTAATCGGTGTGTTTTTCTATAATGAACCTTTTTCCCAGGCACATCTCATTACATTTGTTTTTATATGGACCGCCTTATTTATATATATGGCTTCTATTTATAAAAATTCGCAGCGTCGTTTGCGGACACACTAA
- the megL gene encoding methionine gamma-lyase, whose product MIQKQKRFETAVIHEGYDSKEMLGSLSTPIFQTSTYSFETAELGERRFAGEESGYIYSRLGNPTVRVLEERVASLEKGEAGLAFASGMAAVSAVLIALTKANDHIICSSGLYGCTFGLLTMMREKYNIMTDFSEMKSKEELRSLIRPETTVIYVETPINPTMRLIDLKQVAEVAKEYGIPVVVDNTFSSPYLQQPLELGCDIVLHSATKYIGGHGDVIAGLVVGKKSFIDMVSQTTQKDIGGVISPFDAWLLLRGLKTLPVRLDRHCDNAQKIVEQLKMHRKIANVYYPEDEENRDFSIMKKQMKRGGGIISFEVKGDKSQAQLLLNQLGFIKIAVSLGDAETLIEHPATMTHASIPYEVRQQMGITDQLIRLSVGLEAWEDIWADLEQALEQL is encoded by the coding sequence ATGATACAAAAACAAAAACGTTTTGAAACGGCTGTTATCCATGAAGGCTATGATTCAAAAGAAATGCTTGGAAGTCTTTCCACACCCATTTTTCAAACATCTACCTATTCATTTGAAACTGCCGAGCTAGGAGAACGCCGCTTTGCAGGTGAAGAATCGGGTTATATTTATTCACGGCTGGGAAATCCAACCGTGCGTGTACTTGAAGAACGGGTTGCAAGCTTGGAAAAGGGCGAGGCCGGGCTCGCATTTGCTTCAGGAATGGCGGCAGTATCAGCTGTTCTCATTGCATTGACAAAAGCAAATGACCATATTATTTGCTCCTCAGGATTATATGGTTGTACATTCGGATTGTTGACGATGATGCGGGAAAAATATAATATAATGACTGATTTTTCAGAGATGAAATCAAAGGAAGAGCTTCGCAGTCTTATTCGGCCAGAAACCACTGTCATCTATGTAGAAACGCCGATTAATCCAACAATGCGTTTAATTGATTTGAAGCAAGTAGCAGAGGTTGCAAAAGAATATGGTATTCCAGTTGTGGTGGACAACACATTTTCATCTCCATATTTACAGCAACCATTGGAATTAGGATGCGATATTGTCCTTCATAGCGCAACGAAATACATTGGCGGTCACGGAGATGTAATTGCTGGTTTAGTAGTTGGCAAAAAATCGTTTATTGATATGGTTTCGCAAACAACACAAAAAGATATTGGCGGCGTGATTTCTCCATTTGATGCATGGTTATTGCTGCGTGGCTTAAAAACATTGCCAGTTCGTTTGGATCGTCACTGTGACAATGCCCAAAAAATTGTCGAGCAGCTGAAGATGCATCGAAAAATCGCTAATGTATATTATCCCGAAGACGAAGAAAATCGGGATTTCTCGATTATGAAAAAACAAATGAAACGCGGTGGAGGAATTATTTCCTTTGAAGTGAAAGGAGATAAAAGCCAAGCACAATTACTATTGAATCAATTGGGCTTTATAAAGATTGCAGTCAGTCTAGGAGATGCCGAAACGTTAATTGAGCATCCTGCTACAATGACACATGCAAGCATACCATACGAAGTGCGCCAGCAAATGGGCATTACGGATCAGCTTATTCGGCTTTCAGTTGGATTGGAAGCGTGGGAGGATATTTGGGCTGATTTGGAACAGGCATTAGAGCAATTATAA
- the cls gene encoding cardiolipin synthase, whose amino-acid sequence MGILSFLLGLIIVLNIALGISIVFLERKDPTSSWAWLMVLLFIPIAGFILYLIFGKPISNRRIFTWDKKSMMGVKTTVQSQLRTLEDKDFHFNDEAMREYSDLVYLLLRNDDAIFSQDNKIGIYTDGQEKFEALIQDLQKAKDHIHMQYYIMRSDELGQRLAEVLIKKANEGVDVRVLYDDMGSRSLKRSYVKRLKNAGVMVESFFPSKLIINFKINYRNHRKLTIIDGKIGYIGGFNVGDEYLGKSRKFGYWRDTHLRVMGEAVQSLQTRFILDWNQASKNDILYDDRYYNTSPSGDVGIQIVSSGPDTEWEQIKNGYIKMIMAAKDYIYIQTPYFIPDESVKDALRIAALSGVDVKIMIPNKPDHPFVYWATLSSSGELLTAGAEVFIYQNGFLHAKTIVVDGKIASVGTANIDVRSFRLNFEVNAFLYDTEIAERLVQRFNDDIELSTQMTKKLYDQRTIGIRFKESISRLISPVL is encoded by the coding sequence ATGGGAATACTGTCGTTTTTACTCGGACTTATAATCGTTTTAAATATTGCATTGGGTATTTCTATTGTATTTTTGGAAAGGAAAGATCCAACCTCTTCATGGGCATGGTTAATGGTATTGCTGTTTATTCCAATCGCAGGATTTATTCTATACTTAATTTTTGGTAAGCCAATAAGCAACAGAAGAATTTTCACATGGGATAAAAAAAGCATGATGGGTGTAAAAACGACTGTTCAATCACAGCTGCGCACCTTGGAGGATAAGGATTTTCACTTTAATGATGAGGCGATGCGTGAATATAGCGACCTAGTGTACCTTCTATTGCGGAATGATGATGCTATTTTTTCGCAAGATAATAAGATAGGAATTTATACTGATGGGCAAGAAAAATTTGAAGCGCTGATTCAGGATCTGCAAAAGGCAAAGGACCACATTCACATGCAATACTATATTATGCGAAGTGATGAGCTTGGTCAGCGTCTGGCAGAGGTTCTCATTAAAAAAGCGAATGAGGGTGTTGATGTCCGGGTTCTCTATGATGATATGGGGTCGCGTTCTTTAAAAAGAAGCTATGTAAAGCGATTAAAGAACGCGGGTGTTATGGTGGAGTCATTTTTTCCATCTAAGCTTATCATTAATTTTAAAATAAACTATCGAAATCATCGTAAGCTAACGATTATAGATGGGAAGATTGGCTATATTGGCGGATTCAATGTTGGTGATGAATATCTTGGAAAAAGCAGGAAATTTGGATATTGGCGTGACACACATTTACGTGTAATGGGGGAGGCTGTTCAAAGTTTGCAAACTCGCTTTATTCTCGATTGGAATCAAGCATCCAAAAATGATATTCTATATGATGATCGCTATTATAACACGAGTCCAAGTGGAGACGTAGGGATCCAGATAGTTTCAAGCGGTCCGGATACGGAATGGGAACAAATAAAAAATGGCTACATTAAGATGATTATGGCGGCCAAGGACTATATTTACATTCAAACACCTTATTTTATACCAGATGAAAGTGTGAAAGATGCATTGCGAATTGCTGCATTATCCGGTGTAGATGTGAAAATTATGATTCCAAATAAACCAGATCATCCATTCGTGTACTGGGCAACGTTATCCAGCAGTGGGGAACTATTAACAGCTGGTGCTGAGGTGTTTATTTATCAAAACGGTTTTCTTCATGCAAAAACAATTGTTGTTGATGGGAAAATTGCATCAGTAGGGACTGCAAACATTGATGTTCGCAGTTTCCGTCTCAACTTTGAGGTGAATGCATTTTTATATGATACCGAAATAGCTGAACGACTAGTTCAAAGGTTTAACGATGATATTGAGCTATCGACACAGATGACGAAGAAACTGTATGACCAAAGAACAATTGGTATTCGATTTAAAGAATCAATTTCCAGACTAATTTCGCCAGTGCTATAG
- a CDS encoding acyl-CoA thioesterase has protein sequence MEAKPCSNSLAIKTTHVLPPDTNAFGTLFGGKLMAHIDDIAAIAAVKHARNPVVTASTDSVDFLAPVKVGHSISIESFVTWTHHTSMEVFAKAVTEDLVTGERRVSATAFMTFVAIDENGKPVPVPSVYPETDLEKMLHENAALRAKRRGERRRHSQELAATFGTKYAME, from the coding sequence ATGGAAGCAAAACCATGCTCAAACTCATTAGCAATAAAAACAACACATGTACTCCCGCCAGATACAAATGCTTTTGGTACACTATTTGGCGGAAAATTAATGGCGCATATTGATGATATCGCAGCAATAGCGGCAGTGAAGCATGCTAGGAATCCTGTTGTAACTGCATCGACGGATTCCGTGGATTTTCTGGCTCCTGTAAAAGTCGGCCATTCGATTTCAATCGAGTCATTTGTTACATGGACACATCATACATCGATGGAGGTTTTTGCGAAAGCAGTAACCGAGGATTTAGTAACAGGGGAAAGAAGAGTCAGTGCCACTGCATTTATGACGTTTGTAGCGATTGATGAAAATGGAAAGCCTGTTCCTGTACCGTCTGTTTATCCAGAAACAGATTTGGAAAAAATGCTCCATGAAAATGCAGCACTGCGAGCAAAGCGCAGGGGAGAAAGAAGACGGCATTCTCAAGAACTGGCTGCAACCTTTGGTACAAAATATGCAATGGAATAA
- a CDS encoding helix-turn-helix domain-containing protein, producing the protein MEKLCPRFEKAMGLLSTRWVGLILFELLKGTKRFSEMEADLPISGRLLSDRLKLLEKEGIVERNIYSEFPVRIEYSLSQKGKDLEPVIKEIQCWADGHITAEEIQKDEDKQKD; encoded by the coding sequence ATGGAAAAATTATGTCCACGTTTTGAAAAAGCGATGGGACTTCTTAGCACACGCTGGGTGGGTTTAATTTTATTTGAATTATTAAAGGGAACAAAACGCTTCTCTGAAATGGAAGCTGATTTGCCTATTAGCGGAAGACTGTTATCTGATCGGCTGAAGCTGCTTGAAAAAGAAGGAATTGTGGAACGGAATATTTATTCTGAATTCCCTGTTCGAATCGAATATTCTCTATCTCAAAAAGGCAAGGATCTAGAACCAGTTATTAAAGAAATTCAATGTTGGGCTGATGGTCATATTACCGCTGAGGAAATTCAAAAAGATGAGGACAAACAAAAAGATTAA